One Leptospira semungkisensis DNA segment encodes these proteins:
- a CDS encoding RNA recognition motif domain-containing protein — translation MQNRKLFVGNLNYSVGQNDITELFSNYGEVSYAKIIEGKGFGFVEMANEEQANNAKNSLNGTDFKGRTLNIDIAKPQTFKPRGGGGGGRR, via the coding sequence ATGCAGAATCGCAAACTTTTTGTTGGAAATCTTAATTACTCGGTTGGTCAAAACGACATCACCGAATTGTTCTCAAACTACGGAGAAGTCTCTTACGCTAAAATAATCGAAGGTAAGGGATTCGGATTCGTGGAAATGGCGAATGAGGAACAGGCTAACAACGCTAAAAATAGCCTAAACGGAACCGATTTCAAAGGAAGAACTTTGAATATCGATATCGCGAAGCCTCAAACGTTCAAGCCAAGAGGCGGTGGCGGCGGCGGAAGACGCTAA
- a CDS encoding LB_289 family protein — protein sequence MKRTELERRERDLRKAQKKQEVLDRRSGQGTSVGDFIDQLSGLFRHDATEIFNTKDDINVLEVLEEMQAIIPQKKWDDVLKKAIKKTGVVEKERAYKELTELLSLEEEESEEEVGV from the coding sequence ATGAAACGGACCGAATTGGAGAGACGAGAAAGAGATCTCCGTAAAGCGCAAAAAAAACAAGAAGTCCTGGACAGACGCTCCGGACAAGGGACTAGCGTTGGCGATTTTATAGACCAACTATCCGGATTATTCCGCCATGACGCGACCGAGATTTTCAATACCAAAGACGATATTAATGTTTTGGAAGTCCTGGAAGAAATGCAGGCGATCATCCCTCAAAAGAAATGGGACGACGTTCTGAAGAAAGCCATTAAGAAAACCGGAGTGGTTGAGAAAGAGAGAGCTTACAAAGAGCTCACTGAGTTGCTTAGCCTCGAAGAAGAGGAAAGCGAAGAAGAAGTCGGAGTTTAA